DNA sequence from the Streptomyces canus genome:
CGCGGACCTCGCGCGCTACGTCGTGGAGAAGGGCTCCATCACGGTCGACGGCATCAGCCTCACCGTCGTGGACGCCGGTCCGGACTACTTCACCGTCAGCCTCATCCCCACCACCCTCGCCCTGACCACGCTCGGCCTCAAGCAGCCCGGCGCCCCGGTCAACCTCGAGGTCGACGTCGTCGCCAAGTACGTGGAGCGCCTGCTCGCGAGCAATCAGGGGGCGGGGAAGTGAACTCCCTCAACACCGAGGCCTTCACCCTGTTCGGCCAGCACATCCTCTGGTCGGACATGATCGGCAACATCCTCGGCCTCATCGCCCTCGCCCTCGGCTGGCGGCGCAACCTGTGGAGCTGGCCGGTGCAGTTCGCCTCCGGCCTCATCCTCTTCGGCGCCTTCTTCGGGCACCTCACCGGCAGCGCCGGTAAGCAGACCGTCGTCATGGTCGTCGCGCTGTACGGCTGGTGGCAGTGGAACCGCGACAAGACCAAGTCCGGGGACGGCCACATCGCCCCGCGCTTCGCCACCTGGCGCGAGCGGGCCGCCCTCGTCGGCGCCGCCGCCGTCGGCACCGTCGCGGTCGCCCTGCTCTTCAAGGCCTACCCGACCCTGTCCTGGGACCCCTGGCCGGACGCCTACATCTTCGTCGGCACCGTGGTCGCCATGTACGCCCAGGCCCGCGGCATGGTCGAGTTCTGGTTCGCCTGGCTCCTCGTCGACCTCGTCGGCGTCCCGCTGAACTTCGCCAACGGCTACGCCTTCTCCGGCTTCGTCTACGTCATCTACGGCGCGCTCGTCCTGTGGGGCATGCGCGACTGGTGGCTGCGCTCCCGTGAGTCCGCGCAGCCCGCCCTGGAAGGAGCGCCGGCATGAGTGCCGCACCCATTCTGTACAGCACCGACGGCTTCGAGGACTTCGCGCTTGACCCGGTCGAGCAGGCCATCGCCGACATCGCGGCCGGCCGCCCCATCGTGGTCGTCGACGACGAGGACCGCGAGAACGAGGGCGACCTGGTCGTCGCCGCCGAGAAGGTCACCCCCGAGATCGTCGCCTTCATGATGAGCGAGTGCCGCGGCCTGATCTGCGCCCCCATGGAGGG
Encoded proteins:
- a CDS encoding nicotinamide mononucleotide transporter family protein, translating into MNSLNTEAFTLFGQHILWSDMIGNILGLIALALGWRRNLWSWPVQFASGLILFGAFFGHLTGSAGKQTVVMVVALYGWWQWNRDKTKSGDGHIAPRFATWRERAALVGAAAVGTVAVALLFKAYPTLSWDPWPDAYIFVGTVVAMYAQARGMVEFWFAWLLVDLVGVPLNFANGYAFSGFVYVIYGALVLWGMRDWWLRSRESAQPALEGAPA